A window of the Falco biarmicus isolate bFalBia1 chromosome 10, bFalBia1.pri, whole genome shotgun sequence genome harbors these coding sequences:
- the ADNP gene encoding activity-dependent neuroprotector homeobox protein isoform X3, which yields MSLRRPSTINFGETMFQLPVNNLGSLRKARKTVKKILSDIGLEYCKEHIEDFKQFEPNDFYLKNTTWEDVGLWDPSLTKNQDYRTKPFCCSACPFSSKFFSAYKSHFRNVHSEDFENRILLNCPYCTFNADKKTLETHIKIFHAPNANTPSGGISTFKDKNKHDSLKPKQADSVEQAVYYCKKCTYRDPLYEIVRKHIYREHFQHVAAPYVAKGGEKSLNGAVPLSSSTREEGSIHCKRCLFMPKSYEALVQHVIEDHERIGYQVTAMIGHTNVVVPRSKPLMLIAPKPQDKKPMGLPQRMGPLSPGSVRSLSSQQMMNRLTIPKPTLNSAGVNMMSNVHLQQNNYGVKSVPPSYVGQPGGRLNLSGNAPVSIPQQSQTMKQFSASGNGRPYTLGGEQRSQASARYSLQSANSSSLSSAQLKQTSLSQSQAASRVLGQSGSKSPVAATGPSAVNTSSTQKWKICTICNELFPENVYSVHFEKEHKAEKVPAVANYIMKIHNFTSKCLYCNRYLPTDTLLNHMLIHGLSCPYCRSTFNDVEKMAAHMRMVHVDEEMGPKTDSTLTFDLTLQQGSHTNIHLLVTTYNLRDAPAESVAYHAQNTPPVPPKPQPKIQEKSDVPVKSSPQAAVPYKKDVGKTLCPLCFSILKGPISDALAHHLRERHQVIQTVHPVEKKLTYKCIHCLGVYTSNMTASTITLHLVHCRGVGKTQNGQDKGTSSSRLSQSPAVAPVKRTYEHMEFSLMKKRKMDDDDSPSAFEEKPEEPVVLALDPKGHEDDSYEARKTFLTKYFNKQPYPTRREIEKLAASLWLWKSDIASHFSNKRKKCVRDCEKYKPGVLLGFNMKELNKVKHEMDFDAEWLFENHDEKNSRVNVSKTVDKKISLEKDNESSSDSYENIEEEYNESGSPFGQHISDMGGKTSSDSIVENPEDSISKEIIEESTLQSPEKSDQKQEESAKYEEIISAEEPAKLVGDVSDSEGDQDDQDDAVEWKDGASQSESGPGSQQVSDFEDNTSEVKPEVWTDESSQSEDAGSSKPTVETKEGGSESDEEQSKWKNRSYGKVEEFWSKDQSQWKNASEIEESLSNQQMEWQNSTIDSEDGDQFDSVTDGVAEPMHSSLTGVELSSQQA from the exons AAACTATGTTCCAACTTCCTGTCAACAACCTTGGCAGTTTAAGAAAGGCCCggaaaactgtgaaaaaaatacttagtgACATTGGTTTGGAATACTGTAAAGAACATATAGAA GATTTTAAGCAGTTTGAACCTAAtgacttttatttgaaaaacactACATGGGAAGATGTAGGATTGTGGGACCCATCGCTTACAAAAAATCAG gaCTATCGGACAAAGCCCTTTTGCTGCAGTGCGTGTCCATTTTCCTCAAAGTTCTTTTCAGCCTACAAAAGCCACTTCCGGAATGTTCACAGTGAAGACTTTGAAAATAGGATTCTCCTTAATTGTCCTTACTGTACTTTCAATGCGGACAAAAAGACTTTGGAAAcgcacattaaaatatttcatgctCCAAACGCCAATACACCGAGTGGAGGCATCAGcacttttaaagataaaaacaaacatgaTAGCCTTAAACCTAAGCAGGCTGACAGTGTAGAACAAGCTGTTTATTACTGTAAGAAGTGCACTTACCGCGATCCTCTGTATGAAATAGTTAGAAAGCACATTTACAGGGAACATTTTCAGCATGTTGCTGCTCCTTACGTAGCAAAGGGAGGTGAAAAGTCACTCAATGGTGCAGTTCCGTTAAGTTCCAGTACCCGAGAGGAGGGTAGTATTCACTGCAAAAGATGCCTTTTTATGCCGAAATCATACGAAGCTTTAGTACAGCATGTTATCGAAGACCATGAACGTATAGGATATCAGGTAACAGCAATGATAGGTCACACTAATGTAGTGGTTCCAAGATCTAAACCTTTGATGCTAATAGCTCCAAAACCACAGGATAAAAAGCCTATGGGACTCCCTCAGAGGATGGGTCCCCTTTCCCCTGGAAGTGTTCGATCTCTTTCGTCCCAGCAGATGATGAACAGACTCACTATACCAAAGCCTACATTAAATTCCGCAGGAGTGAATATGATGTCAAATGTTCACCTACAACAGAACAATTACGGAGTCAAATCAGTACCGCCAAGTTACGTCGGTCAGCCAGGGGGAAGGCTAAACTTAAGTGGTAACGCACCAGTTTCTATTCCACAACAATCGCAGACAATGAAACAGTTTTCAGCAAGTGGAAATGGAAGGCCTTATACTCTTGGAGGGGAGCAGCGATCACAGGCCTCAGCCAGATACTCTCTTCAGTCTGCCAATTCATCTTCTCTTTCGTCAGCTCAGTTGAAACAGACGTCATTATCACAGTCACAGGCAGCTTCGAGAGTATTAGGTCAGTCTGGCTCCAAATCTCCTGTAGCTGCTACAGGTCCTTCCGCTGTCAATACATCATCCACACAGAAGTGGAAAATCTGTACAATCTGTAATGAGCTGTTTCCTGAAAATGTGTATAGTGTCCACTTTGAAAAGGAGCACAAGGCTGAAAAGGTGCCTGCAGTAGCTAACTatataatgaaaatacacaATTTCACTAGCAAGTGTCTATACTGTAATCGCTATTTACCCACTGATACATTGCTTAATCATATGTTAATACATGGTCTGTCTTGTCCGTATTGCCGTTCAACCTTCAATGATGTGGAAAAGATGGCTGCTCATATGCGAATGGTTCACGTTGATGAAGAAATGGGACCTAAAACCGATTCCACTCTAACGTTTGATTTGACGTTGCAGCAGGGTAGTCACACGAACATACATCTTCTCGTAACAACCTACAACCTGAGAGATGCTCCTGCTGAATCTGTAGCTTACCATGCTCAGAATACCCCCCCGGTTCCTCCAAAACCACAGCCGAAAATCCAGGAGAAGTCTGACGTACCTGTAAAAAGTTCTCCACAAGCAGCAGTTCCCTACAAAAAAGATGTGGGGAAAACTCTCTGTCCTCTGTGCTTTTCAATCCTAAAAGGACCCATCTCTGATGCACTTGCACATCATCTACGGGAGAGGCATCAAGTAATTCAGACGGTTCATCCAGTCGAGAAAAAGCTAACCTACAAATGCATCCATTGCCTTGGTGTATATACTAGTAACATGACTGCCTCAACTATCACACTGCACCTTGTTCACTGCAGAGGTGTTGGGAAGACACAGAATGGCCAGGACAAAGGTACGTCGTCATCTCGGCTAAGCCAGTCTCCAGCTGTCGCACCTGTGAAACGTACTTACGAACACATGGAATTCTCGCtaatgaagaagaggaaaatggaTGACGATGACTCCCCCTCTGCCTTTGAGGAAAAGCCCGAAGAACCTGTAGTTCTAGCATTAGACCCCAAGGGTCATGAAGACGATTCCTATGAAGccaggaaaacatttcttacaaaatattttaataagcaACCATATCCCACTAGGAGAGAGATCGAAAAGCTGGCTGCCAGTTTGTGGCTATGGAAATCTGATATTGCGTCTCATTTCagtaacaaaaggaagaaatgtgttAGAGATTGTGAAAAATACAAACCTGGTGTGCTGCTTGGTTTCAATATGAAAGAGTTAAACAAAGTCAAACATGAAATGGATTTTGATGCTGAATGGCTGTTTGAAAACCACGACGAAAAGAATTCCAGAGTCAATGTTAGTAAGACTGttgataaaaaaataagcttGGAAAAAGACAATGAAAGTTCCTCAGACAGCTATGAAAATATAGAAGAGGAGTACAATGAAAGTGGCAGTCCGTTTGGTCAGCACATTTCTGACATGGGTGGGAAAACCTCTTCTGATAGCATAGTGGAGAACCCGGAGGACAGCATATCCAAGGAAATCATTGAAGAAAGTACACTGCAGTCTCCAGAGAAGTCTGATCAAAAACAAGAGGAAAGTGCTAAGTACGAAGAGattatttctgctgaagaacCAGCAAAACTGGTAGGTGATGTTTCAGATAGCGAAGGTGACCAGGATGATCAAGATGATGCTGTTGAATGGAAAGATGGAGCCTCACAGTCTGAAAGTGGGCCTGGTTCTCAGCAGGTTTCTGATTTTGAAGACAATACGTCAGAAGTAAAGCCAGAAGTGTGGACAGATGAATCCTCCCAAAGTGAAGATGCCGGCAGCAGTAAACCGACAGTTGAGACAAAAGAGGGTGGATCTGAAAGTGATGAAGAGCAGTCAAAGTGGAAGAATCGTTCCTATGGAAAAGTAGAAGAGTTTTGGTCTAAGGACCAGTCACAATGGAAAAATGCATCAGAGATTGAGGAGAGCTTGTCGAATCAGCAGATGGAATGGCAGAATAGCACAATTGACAGTGAGGATGGAGATCAGTTTGACAGCGTGACTGATGGAGTAGCAGAACCAATGCATAGCAGCTTAACTGGTGTAGAGCTGAGCAGCCAGCAAGCGTGA
- the ADNP gene encoding activity-dependent neuroprotector homeobox protein isoform X1, which translates to MEYCMLGTSAFHKVQQQLMMPRKAFLSQKEKQARARERDMLKKRRRRQDYLKRSVEPQKNAETIKWHRDDEKRRENEQVKDKDIKKRWRQDERERRKNVDAMNWRREDEKRENERETMFQLPVNNLGSLRKARKTVKKILSDIGLEYCKEHIEDFKQFEPNDFYLKNTTWEDVGLWDPSLTKNQDYRTKPFCCSACPFSSKFFSAYKSHFRNVHSEDFENRILLNCPYCTFNADKKTLETHIKIFHAPNANTPSGGISTFKDKNKHDSLKPKQADSVEQAVYYCKKCTYRDPLYEIVRKHIYREHFQHVAAPYVAKGGEKSLNGAVPLSSSTREEGSIHCKRCLFMPKSYEALVQHVIEDHERIGYQVTAMIGHTNVVVPRSKPLMLIAPKPQDKKPMGLPQRMGPLSPGSVRSLSSQQMMNRLTIPKPTLNSAGVNMMSNVHLQQNNYGVKSVPPSYVGQPGGRLNLSGNAPVSIPQQSQTMKQFSASGNGRPYTLGGEQRSQASARYSLQSANSSSLSSAQLKQTSLSQSQAASRVLGQSGSKSPVAATGPSAVNTSSTQKWKICTICNELFPENVYSVHFEKEHKAEKVPAVANYIMKIHNFTSKCLYCNRYLPTDTLLNHMLIHGLSCPYCRSTFNDVEKMAAHMRMVHVDEEMGPKTDSTLTFDLTLQQGSHTNIHLLVTTYNLRDAPAESVAYHAQNTPPVPPKPQPKIQEKSDVPVKSSPQAAVPYKKDVGKTLCPLCFSILKGPISDALAHHLRERHQVIQTVHPVEKKLTYKCIHCLGVYTSNMTASTITLHLVHCRGVGKTQNGQDKGTSSSRLSQSPAVAPVKRTYEHMEFSLMKKRKMDDDDSPSAFEEKPEEPVVLALDPKGHEDDSYEARKTFLTKYFNKQPYPTRREIEKLAASLWLWKSDIASHFSNKRKKCVRDCEKYKPGVLLGFNMKELNKVKHEMDFDAEWLFENHDEKNSRVNVSKTVDKKISLEKDNESSSDSYENIEEEYNESGSPFGQHISDMGGKTSSDSIVENPEDSISKEIIEESTLQSPEKSDQKQEESAKYEEIISAEEPAKLVGDVSDSEGDQDDQDDAVEWKDGASQSESGPGSQQVSDFEDNTSEVKPEVWTDESSQSEDAGSSKPTVETKEGGSESDEEQSKWKNRSYGKVEEFWSKDQSQWKNASEIEESLSNQQMEWQNSTIDSEDGDQFDSVTDGVAEPMHSSLTGVELSSQQA; encoded by the exons AAACTATGTTCCAACTTCCTGTCAACAACCTTGGCAGTTTAAGAAAGGCCCggaaaactgtgaaaaaaatacttagtgACATTGGTTTGGAATACTGTAAAGAACATATAGAA GATTTTAAGCAGTTTGAACCTAAtgacttttatttgaaaaacactACATGGGAAGATGTAGGATTGTGGGACCCATCGCTTACAAAAAATCAG gaCTATCGGACAAAGCCCTTTTGCTGCAGTGCGTGTCCATTTTCCTCAAAGTTCTTTTCAGCCTACAAAAGCCACTTCCGGAATGTTCACAGTGAAGACTTTGAAAATAGGATTCTCCTTAATTGTCCTTACTGTACTTTCAATGCGGACAAAAAGACTTTGGAAAcgcacattaaaatatttcatgctCCAAACGCCAATACACCGAGTGGAGGCATCAGcacttttaaagataaaaacaaacatgaTAGCCTTAAACCTAAGCAGGCTGACAGTGTAGAACAAGCTGTTTATTACTGTAAGAAGTGCACTTACCGCGATCCTCTGTATGAAATAGTTAGAAAGCACATTTACAGGGAACATTTTCAGCATGTTGCTGCTCCTTACGTAGCAAAGGGAGGTGAAAAGTCACTCAATGGTGCAGTTCCGTTAAGTTCCAGTACCCGAGAGGAGGGTAGTATTCACTGCAAAAGATGCCTTTTTATGCCGAAATCATACGAAGCTTTAGTACAGCATGTTATCGAAGACCATGAACGTATAGGATATCAGGTAACAGCAATGATAGGTCACACTAATGTAGTGGTTCCAAGATCTAAACCTTTGATGCTAATAGCTCCAAAACCACAGGATAAAAAGCCTATGGGACTCCCTCAGAGGATGGGTCCCCTTTCCCCTGGAAGTGTTCGATCTCTTTCGTCCCAGCAGATGATGAACAGACTCACTATACCAAAGCCTACATTAAATTCCGCAGGAGTGAATATGATGTCAAATGTTCACCTACAACAGAACAATTACGGAGTCAAATCAGTACCGCCAAGTTACGTCGGTCAGCCAGGGGGAAGGCTAAACTTAAGTGGTAACGCACCAGTTTCTATTCCACAACAATCGCAGACAATGAAACAGTTTTCAGCAAGTGGAAATGGAAGGCCTTATACTCTTGGAGGGGAGCAGCGATCACAGGCCTCAGCCAGATACTCTCTTCAGTCTGCCAATTCATCTTCTCTTTCGTCAGCTCAGTTGAAACAGACGTCATTATCACAGTCACAGGCAGCTTCGAGAGTATTAGGTCAGTCTGGCTCCAAATCTCCTGTAGCTGCTACAGGTCCTTCCGCTGTCAATACATCATCCACACAGAAGTGGAAAATCTGTACAATCTGTAATGAGCTGTTTCCTGAAAATGTGTATAGTGTCCACTTTGAAAAGGAGCACAAGGCTGAAAAGGTGCCTGCAGTAGCTAACTatataatgaaaatacacaATTTCACTAGCAAGTGTCTATACTGTAATCGCTATTTACCCACTGATACATTGCTTAATCATATGTTAATACATGGTCTGTCTTGTCCGTATTGCCGTTCAACCTTCAATGATGTGGAAAAGATGGCTGCTCATATGCGAATGGTTCACGTTGATGAAGAAATGGGACCTAAAACCGATTCCACTCTAACGTTTGATTTGACGTTGCAGCAGGGTAGTCACACGAACATACATCTTCTCGTAACAACCTACAACCTGAGAGATGCTCCTGCTGAATCTGTAGCTTACCATGCTCAGAATACCCCCCCGGTTCCTCCAAAACCACAGCCGAAAATCCAGGAGAAGTCTGACGTACCTGTAAAAAGTTCTCCACAAGCAGCAGTTCCCTACAAAAAAGATGTGGGGAAAACTCTCTGTCCTCTGTGCTTTTCAATCCTAAAAGGACCCATCTCTGATGCACTTGCACATCATCTACGGGAGAGGCATCAAGTAATTCAGACGGTTCATCCAGTCGAGAAAAAGCTAACCTACAAATGCATCCATTGCCTTGGTGTATATACTAGTAACATGACTGCCTCAACTATCACACTGCACCTTGTTCACTGCAGAGGTGTTGGGAAGACACAGAATGGCCAGGACAAAGGTACGTCGTCATCTCGGCTAAGCCAGTCTCCAGCTGTCGCACCTGTGAAACGTACTTACGAACACATGGAATTCTCGCtaatgaagaagaggaaaatggaTGACGATGACTCCCCCTCTGCCTTTGAGGAAAAGCCCGAAGAACCTGTAGTTCTAGCATTAGACCCCAAGGGTCATGAAGACGATTCCTATGAAGccaggaaaacatttcttacaaaatattttaataagcaACCATATCCCACTAGGAGAGAGATCGAAAAGCTGGCTGCCAGTTTGTGGCTATGGAAATCTGATATTGCGTCTCATTTCagtaacaaaaggaagaaatgtgttAGAGATTGTGAAAAATACAAACCTGGTGTGCTGCTTGGTTTCAATATGAAAGAGTTAAACAAAGTCAAACATGAAATGGATTTTGATGCTGAATGGCTGTTTGAAAACCACGACGAAAAGAATTCCAGAGTCAATGTTAGTAAGACTGttgataaaaaaataagcttGGAAAAAGACAATGAAAGTTCCTCAGACAGCTATGAAAATATAGAAGAGGAGTACAATGAAAGTGGCAGTCCGTTTGGTCAGCACATTTCTGACATGGGTGGGAAAACCTCTTCTGATAGCATAGTGGAGAACCCGGAGGACAGCATATCCAAGGAAATCATTGAAGAAAGTACACTGCAGTCTCCAGAGAAGTCTGATCAAAAACAAGAGGAAAGTGCTAAGTACGAAGAGattatttctgctgaagaacCAGCAAAACTGGTAGGTGATGTTTCAGATAGCGAAGGTGACCAGGATGATCAAGATGATGCTGTTGAATGGAAAGATGGAGCCTCACAGTCTGAAAGTGGGCCTGGTTCTCAGCAGGTTTCTGATTTTGAAGACAATACGTCAGAAGTAAAGCCAGAAGTGTGGACAGATGAATCCTCCCAAAGTGAAGATGCCGGCAGCAGTAAACCGACAGTTGAGACAAAAGAGGGTGGATCTGAAAGTGATGAAGAGCAGTCAAAGTGGAAGAATCGTTCCTATGGAAAAGTAGAAGAGTTTTGGTCTAAGGACCAGTCACAATGGAAAAATGCATCAGAGATTGAGGAGAGCTTGTCGAATCAGCAGATGGAATGGCAGAATAGCACAATTGACAGTGAGGATGGAGATCAGTTTGACAGCGTGACTGATGGAGTAGCAGAACCAATGCATAGCAGCTTAACTGGTGTAGAGCTGAGCAGCCAGCAAGCGTGA
- the ADNP gene encoding activity-dependent neuroprotector homeobox protein isoform X4, translating into MRRGKMSEDFKQFEPNDFYLKNTTWEDVGLWDPSLTKNQDYRTKPFCCSACPFSSKFFSAYKSHFRNVHSEDFENRILLNCPYCTFNADKKTLETHIKIFHAPNANTPSGGISTFKDKNKHDSLKPKQADSVEQAVYYCKKCTYRDPLYEIVRKHIYREHFQHVAAPYVAKGGEKSLNGAVPLSSSTREEGSIHCKRCLFMPKSYEALVQHVIEDHERIGYQVTAMIGHTNVVVPRSKPLMLIAPKPQDKKPMGLPQRMGPLSPGSVRSLSSQQMMNRLTIPKPTLNSAGVNMMSNVHLQQNNYGVKSVPPSYVGQPGGRLNLSGNAPVSIPQQSQTMKQFSASGNGRPYTLGGEQRSQASARYSLQSANSSSLSSAQLKQTSLSQSQAASRVLGQSGSKSPVAATGPSAVNTSSTQKWKICTICNELFPENVYSVHFEKEHKAEKVPAVANYIMKIHNFTSKCLYCNRYLPTDTLLNHMLIHGLSCPYCRSTFNDVEKMAAHMRMVHVDEEMGPKTDSTLTFDLTLQQGSHTNIHLLVTTYNLRDAPAESVAYHAQNTPPVPPKPQPKIQEKSDVPVKSSPQAAVPYKKDVGKTLCPLCFSILKGPISDALAHHLRERHQVIQTVHPVEKKLTYKCIHCLGVYTSNMTASTITLHLVHCRGVGKTQNGQDKGTSSSRLSQSPAVAPVKRTYEHMEFSLMKKRKMDDDDSPSAFEEKPEEPVVLALDPKGHEDDSYEARKTFLTKYFNKQPYPTRREIEKLAASLWLWKSDIASHFSNKRKKCVRDCEKYKPGVLLGFNMKELNKVKHEMDFDAEWLFENHDEKNSRVNVSKTVDKKISLEKDNESSSDSYENIEEEYNESGSPFGQHISDMGGKTSSDSIVENPEDSISKEIIEESTLQSPEKSDQKQEESAKYEEIISAEEPAKLVGDVSDSEGDQDDQDDAVEWKDGASQSESGPGSQQVSDFEDNTSEVKPEVWTDESSQSEDAGSSKPTVETKEGGSESDEEQSKWKNRSYGKVEEFWSKDQSQWKNASEIEESLSNQQMEWQNSTIDSEDGDQFDSVTDGVAEPMHSSLTGVELSSQQA; encoded by the exons GATTTTAAGCAGTTTGAACCTAAtgacttttatttgaaaaacactACATGGGAAGATGTAGGATTGTGGGACCCATCGCTTACAAAAAATCAG gaCTATCGGACAAAGCCCTTTTGCTGCAGTGCGTGTCCATTTTCCTCAAAGTTCTTTTCAGCCTACAAAAGCCACTTCCGGAATGTTCACAGTGAAGACTTTGAAAATAGGATTCTCCTTAATTGTCCTTACTGTACTTTCAATGCGGACAAAAAGACTTTGGAAAcgcacattaaaatatttcatgctCCAAACGCCAATACACCGAGTGGAGGCATCAGcacttttaaagataaaaacaaacatgaTAGCCTTAAACCTAAGCAGGCTGACAGTGTAGAACAAGCTGTTTATTACTGTAAGAAGTGCACTTACCGCGATCCTCTGTATGAAATAGTTAGAAAGCACATTTACAGGGAACATTTTCAGCATGTTGCTGCTCCTTACGTAGCAAAGGGAGGTGAAAAGTCACTCAATGGTGCAGTTCCGTTAAGTTCCAGTACCCGAGAGGAGGGTAGTATTCACTGCAAAAGATGCCTTTTTATGCCGAAATCATACGAAGCTTTAGTACAGCATGTTATCGAAGACCATGAACGTATAGGATATCAGGTAACAGCAATGATAGGTCACACTAATGTAGTGGTTCCAAGATCTAAACCTTTGATGCTAATAGCTCCAAAACCACAGGATAAAAAGCCTATGGGACTCCCTCAGAGGATGGGTCCCCTTTCCCCTGGAAGTGTTCGATCTCTTTCGTCCCAGCAGATGATGAACAGACTCACTATACCAAAGCCTACATTAAATTCCGCAGGAGTGAATATGATGTCAAATGTTCACCTACAACAGAACAATTACGGAGTCAAATCAGTACCGCCAAGTTACGTCGGTCAGCCAGGGGGAAGGCTAAACTTAAGTGGTAACGCACCAGTTTCTATTCCACAACAATCGCAGACAATGAAACAGTTTTCAGCAAGTGGAAATGGAAGGCCTTATACTCTTGGAGGGGAGCAGCGATCACAGGCCTCAGCCAGATACTCTCTTCAGTCTGCCAATTCATCTTCTCTTTCGTCAGCTCAGTTGAAACAGACGTCATTATCACAGTCACAGGCAGCTTCGAGAGTATTAGGTCAGTCTGGCTCCAAATCTCCTGTAGCTGCTACAGGTCCTTCCGCTGTCAATACATCATCCACACAGAAGTGGAAAATCTGTACAATCTGTAATGAGCTGTTTCCTGAAAATGTGTATAGTGTCCACTTTGAAAAGGAGCACAAGGCTGAAAAGGTGCCTGCAGTAGCTAACTatataatgaaaatacacaATTTCACTAGCAAGTGTCTATACTGTAATCGCTATTTACCCACTGATACATTGCTTAATCATATGTTAATACATGGTCTGTCTTGTCCGTATTGCCGTTCAACCTTCAATGATGTGGAAAAGATGGCTGCTCATATGCGAATGGTTCACGTTGATGAAGAAATGGGACCTAAAACCGATTCCACTCTAACGTTTGATTTGACGTTGCAGCAGGGTAGTCACACGAACATACATCTTCTCGTAACAACCTACAACCTGAGAGATGCTCCTGCTGAATCTGTAGCTTACCATGCTCAGAATACCCCCCCGGTTCCTCCAAAACCACAGCCGAAAATCCAGGAGAAGTCTGACGTACCTGTAAAAAGTTCTCCACAAGCAGCAGTTCCCTACAAAAAAGATGTGGGGAAAACTCTCTGTCCTCTGTGCTTTTCAATCCTAAAAGGACCCATCTCTGATGCACTTGCACATCATCTACGGGAGAGGCATCAAGTAATTCAGACGGTTCATCCAGTCGAGAAAAAGCTAACCTACAAATGCATCCATTGCCTTGGTGTATATACTAGTAACATGACTGCCTCAACTATCACACTGCACCTTGTTCACTGCAGAGGTGTTGGGAAGACACAGAATGGCCAGGACAAAGGTACGTCGTCATCTCGGCTAAGCCAGTCTCCAGCTGTCGCACCTGTGAAACGTACTTACGAACACATGGAATTCTCGCtaatgaagaagaggaaaatggaTGACGATGACTCCCCCTCTGCCTTTGAGGAAAAGCCCGAAGAACCTGTAGTTCTAGCATTAGACCCCAAGGGTCATGAAGACGATTCCTATGAAGccaggaaaacatttcttacaaaatattttaataagcaACCATATCCCACTAGGAGAGAGATCGAAAAGCTGGCTGCCAGTTTGTGGCTATGGAAATCTGATATTGCGTCTCATTTCagtaacaaaaggaagaaatgtgttAGAGATTGTGAAAAATACAAACCTGGTGTGCTGCTTGGTTTCAATATGAAAGAGTTAAACAAAGTCAAACATGAAATGGATTTTGATGCTGAATGGCTGTTTGAAAACCACGACGAAAAGAATTCCAGAGTCAATGTTAGTAAGACTGttgataaaaaaataagcttGGAAAAAGACAATGAAAGTTCCTCAGACAGCTATGAAAATATAGAAGAGGAGTACAATGAAAGTGGCAGTCCGTTTGGTCAGCACATTTCTGACATGGGTGGGAAAACCTCTTCTGATAGCATAGTGGAGAACCCGGAGGACAGCATATCCAAGGAAATCATTGAAGAAAGTACACTGCAGTCTCCAGAGAAGTCTGATCAAAAACAAGAGGAAAGTGCTAAGTACGAAGAGattatttctgctgaagaacCAGCAAAACTGGTAGGTGATGTTTCAGATAGCGAAGGTGACCAGGATGATCAAGATGATGCTGTTGAATGGAAAGATGGAGCCTCACAGTCTGAAAGTGGGCCTGGTTCTCAGCAGGTTTCTGATTTTGAAGACAATACGTCAGAAGTAAAGCCAGAAGTGTGGACAGATGAATCCTCCCAAAGTGAAGATGCCGGCAGCAGTAAACCGACAGTTGAGACAAAAGAGGGTGGATCTGAAAGTGATGAAGAGCAGTCAAAGTGGAAGAATCGTTCCTATGGAAAAGTAGAAGAGTTTTGGTCTAAGGACCAGTCACAATGGAAAAATGCATCAGAGATTGAGGAGAGCTTGTCGAATCAGCAGATGGAATGGCAGAATAGCACAATTGACAGTGAGGATGGAGATCAGTTTGACAGCGTGACTGATGGAGTAGCAGAACCAATGCATAGCAGCTTAACTGGTGTAGAGCTGAGCAGCCAGCAAGCGTGA